From the Excalfactoria chinensis isolate bCotChi1 chromosome 1, bCotChi1.hap2, whole genome shotgun sequence genome, one window contains:
- the BBS10 gene encoding BBSome complex assembly protein BBS10, giving the protein MAARPGLQQEAAALAGAVRGALGPRGGRALLVRPDGRALLTRDGRRLLEALSLQPPTARVMAACACRHQSATGDGAKTFVLLLAAVLGAVRDGSPRRAARALPSFERRVLQRAVARGLRPHLRSAFPAGGPGAELEAASLRALLEAHLRGRLGPGERRAVALLGCELCARCGARRPPALRLLCGRFAQLHAAVAGLPLGRSRVLPGVLLRRDFAAYCPAGGRPRAVLVTRCLRPALTAPGVECAVRSERQHLAALRWCGGRTEAVMEHLRSNGVGLLLSGVKQHEEVIYYAKLHGVSVVECLSAEEVSLISEITGISPYDPAGDSLHKEIAEAAVVTFCQPLLLGSQRYAHIGFSSTGAFQPHCLLLCAPVDAINEQHAAALHGAFTMLLQLFRAVDQECGAEGESQNGASGVGSGYSPATETQVVTESVSCGSSQVSEHQLGACRGETAAQSPGLALQGSEHPDCTPPASAPGPHSKELNGAGSTGTPKPHAQCECADGMDESHQRHPAVCSHRNYSTAVAGTATLCEHISISRGPEEAGCGVAQSYPCSILEAGSVLPVGGYFEVLLHYYIRHYAKQVQQSAVTVISNIVADALLSIPKALYGTERNGFAKFYLETTEALRKNEPLSVSEKGLESVYCKYQLLTSVLHCVTELLNIDLIIGVKRPLQKIEDNDSDDDF; this is encoded by the exons ATGGCGGCGCGGCccgggctgcagcaggaggccgCGGCGCTGGCGGGCGCGGTGCGCGGCGCGCTGgggccgcggggcgggcgggcgctGCTGGTGCGACCGGACGGGCGGGCGCTGCTGACGCGGGACGGGCGGCGCCTGCTGGAGGCGCTCAGCCTGCAGCCGCCCACGGCCAG GGTGATGGCGGCCTGCGCCTGCCGACACCAAAGCGCGACGGGGGACGGCGCCAAGACGttcgtgctgctgctggccgcCGTGCTGGGCGCCGTGCGGGACGGCTCCCCGCGGCGGGCGGCGAGGGCGCTGCCGTCTTTCGAGCGGCGGGTGCTGCAGCGAGCCGTGGCGCGGGGCCTGCGGCCGCACCTCCGCAGCGCCTTCCCCGCGGGCGGCCCGGGGGCGGAGCTGGAGGCGGCGTCGCTGCGGGCGCTGCTGGAAGCCCACCTGCGGGGACGGCTGGGGCCGGGCGAGCGGCGCGCCGTGGCGCTGCTGGGCTGCGAGCTGTGCGCCCGCTGCGgggcccgccgcccgcccgcgctGCGCCTCCTCTGCGGCCGCTTCGCGCAGCTGCACGCCGCCGTCGCCGGGCTGCCCCTCGGCCGCTCCAGGGTCCTGCCCGGCGTCCTGCTCCGCAGGGACTTCGCCGCCTACTGCCCGGCCGGCGGCCGGCCCCGCGCCGTGCTGGTTACCCGCTGCCTGCGGCCCGCGCTCACGGCCCCCGGCGTGGAGTGCGCGGTGCGCTCCGAGCGGCAGCACCTGGCCGCGCTGCGCTGGTGCGGCGGGAGAACGGAGGCTGTGATGGAGCACCTGCGGAGCAACGgcgtggggctgctgctgtccgGCGTGAAGCAGCACGAGGAAGTTATCTACTACGCCAAATTACACGGTGTGTCTGTGGTGGAGTGTTTGTCAGCGGAAGAAGTGTCCCTTATCTCTGAAATCACAGGAATCTCGCCCTATGACCCTGCTGGCGATAGCCTACACAAGGAGATCGCAGAGGCTGCGGTGGTAACCTTCTGCCagcccttgctgctgggctcccagcGGTACGCGCACATCGGCTTCAGCAGCACGGGCGCtttccagccccactgcctgctTCTGTGCGCTCCCGTCGATGCCATTAACGAGCAGCACGCTGCCGCTCTGCACGGGGCCTTCaccatgctgctgcagctcttcagagcAGTGGATCAGGAGTGTGGAGCTGAGGGTGAGAGCCAGAATGGTGCCTCGGGTGTTGGGAGCGGGTATTCTCCAGCTACTGAGACGCAGGTCGTGACAGAAAGTGTTTCTTGTGGCAGCAGTCAGGTTTCTGAGCATCAGCTGGGAGCCTGCAGGGgtgaaacagcagcacaaagtccAGGTCTTGCTTTGCAGGGAAGCGAACATCCTGACTGTACACCACCAGCCTCAGCTCCTGGCCCACACAGCAAGGAGCTGAATGGGGCTGGCTCAACAGGGACACCCAAACCACACGCACAGTGTGAGTGTGCAGATGGGATGGACGAGAGCCACCAAAGGCACCCAGCAGTGTGCAGTCACAGGAattacagcactgctgtagCCGGCACTGCTACCCTGTGTGAGCACATAAGTATCAGTagaggcccagaggaggctGGCTGTGGTGTTGCACAGAGTTATCCCTGCTCCATCCTTGAAGCAGGATCAGTTCTGCCGGTAGGAGGTTACTTTGAAGTCCTGTTACATTATTATATTCGGCATTATGCAAAGCAGGTTCAGCAGTCAGCGGTTACTGTCATATCTAACATAGTTGCTGATGCTTTGTTAAGTATTCCGAAGGCCTTGTATGGAACAGAACGGAACGGCTTTGCCAAATTTTATCTGGAAACCACGGAAGCACTCAGGAAGAATGAGCCCCTGTCTGTGAGTGAGAAGGGCTTAGAGTCAGTTTATTGCAAATACCAGCTGCTAACGTCCGTTCTTCATTGTGTTACAGAGCTTCTCAATATTGATTTAATCATTGGTGTTAAGCGGCCACTGCAGAAAATTGAGGATAATGATTCGGATGATGATTTCTGA